One Fibrobacter sp. UWB16 DNA window includes the following coding sequences:
- a CDS encoding TetR/AcrR family transcriptional regulator, which produces MSTKEKILETALTLFAQNGYDGTSVEQIAQDVGIKAPSLYKHFKGKEDILNSLIDIAEARYEESFGSAKKVGTIPENIDGFIHEMMKRIRFTMSDPIIKKMRIFLVQEQFRSERLAEITTRHQVDGLLQMYKKILETLMDAGVIVKNDPEMLATEITAPVALWISKVDRQPKCEKEALKFIEKHLQHFFKTYANGNR; this is translated from the coding sequence ATGTCCACTAAAGAAAAAATTCTCGAAACCGCCCTAACGCTATTTGCTCAAAACGGATACGATGGCACGAGCGTGGAGCAAATCGCCCAGGATGTCGGCATCAAGGCGCCGTCGCTTTACAAGCATTTCAAGGGCAAAGAAGACATTCTGAATTCGCTAATCGACATCGCCGAAGCGCGTTACGAAGAATCGTTCGGCTCCGCGAAAAAAGTCGGCACAATCCCCGAAAACATCGACGGATTCATCCACGAAATGATGAAAAGAATCCGCTTTACAATGAGCGACCCGATTATCAAGAAGATGCGCATTTTCTTGGTGCAGGAACAGTTCCGCAGCGAGCGCCTTGCCGAAATCACGACAAGGCATCAGGTGGACGGGCTTCTGCAAATGTACAAGAAGATTCTCGAAACTCTGATGGATGCAGGCGTGATTGTGAAGAATGACCCGGAAATGCTTGCGACAGAGATTACTGCGCCCGTCGCACTCTGGATTTCTAAAGTCGATCGCCAGCCGAAATGCGAAAAAGAAGCGCTCAAATTCATCGAGAAGCACTTACAACATTTTTTCAAGACATACGCAAATGGAAACCGATAG
- a CDS encoding CatA-like O-acetyltransferase, family 2, with translation MAKEINPKSSTRAKAFEFWMQAPNPMVTFFKTLNVTRLVKVSKKRGLKFNMLMDYCIGKAAASIKEFYMLPVNGKLMQYDSIAVNTIVKNDEGEVNSCDIPFSEDLATFNRDYLKYTKIVAESCQDWDLSENSMVIGTSAIIDTEIDGAVGMNSGIFNNPFMIWGRYRKRLFRYELPVSFQFHHTQMDGAHAGKFLANLQNAIDELR, from the coding sequence ATGGCAAAAGAAATCAATCCGAAAAGCTCAACGAGAGCAAAAGCGTTTGAGTTTTGGATGCAAGCTCCGAATCCGATGGTGACATTTTTCAAAACGCTGAACGTCACAAGACTCGTGAAGGTGAGCAAAAAGCGCGGTTTGAAATTCAATATGCTTATGGATTACTGCATCGGCAAGGCAGCGGCAAGCATTAAGGAGTTCTACATGCTCCCGGTAAACGGCAAGCTTATGCAATACGATTCGATTGCGGTGAATACAATCGTGAAGAACGACGAAGGCGAAGTCAACTCTTGCGACATTCCGTTTTCCGAAGACTTGGCGACATTCAACCGCGACTACCTCAAGTACACAAAAATCGTTGCGGAAAGTTGCCAGGATTGGGACTTGTCCGAGAACAGCATGGTCATTGGCACTTCGGCTATTATCGATACAGAAATCGACGGAGCAGTCGGCATGAATTCCGGCATTTTCAACAACCCCTTTATGATTTGGGGACGTTACAGGAAACGTCTTTTCCGCTATGAATTGCCGGTTTCGTTCCAGTTCCACCACACGCAAATGGACGGGGCTCACGCCGGGAAATTCCTCGCGAATTTGCAAAACGCCATTGATGAACTACGATAA
- a CDS encoding GNAT family N-acetyltransferase: METDRFLLRPWRECDAEALFKYASDPDVGPRAGWEPHKSVEESLQIIRTIFGGDHMWAIELKETGEPIGCIGYLLKGESNIDIGENEAEAGYWIAKPYWNKGICTEALKLMINYCFNEKHIDVLWSDFFIDNPASGRVMEKCGFRETGEMRYCENLYGGSKRPVKVMKLCRNG, translated from the coding sequence ATGGAAACCGATAGATTTTTACTGCGCCCGTGGCGCGAATGTGATGCCGAAGCTTTGTTCAAATATGCAAGTGACCCAGATGTCGGACCGCGCGCCGGTTGGGAACCGCACAAGAGCGTAGAAGAAAGCTTGCAAATCATCCGCACAATTTTTGGCGGTGACCACATGTGGGCCATTGAGCTGAAAGAGACAGGAGAACCCATCGGTTGCATCGGCTACCTGCTCAAAGGCGAAAGCAACATCGACATTGGCGAAAACGAAGCTGAAGCCGGTTATTGGATTGCAAAGCCTTACTGGAACAAAGGTATTTGTACAGAAGCTTTAAAACTGATGATAAACTATTGCTTCAACGAAAAACACATTGATGTTCTCTGGAGCGACTTTTTCATCGACAACCCCGCCTCTGGACGCGTGATGGAAAAATGCGGGTTCCGCGAAACTGGCGAAATGCGCTACTGCGAAAATCTTTATGGCGGCAGCAAGCGCCCCGTGAAAGTGATGAAACTCTGTCGAAACGGATAA